From the Temnothorax longispinosus isolate EJ_2023e chromosome 6, Tlon_JGU_v1, whole genome shotgun sequence genome, one window contains:
- the Pis gene encoding CDP-diacylglycerol--inositol 3-phosphatidyltransferase, with protein MISRDLGSRYSPRENPRRSDAEMSESENIFLFVPNIIGFGRVILALISFYFMPTNYVIASWCYVVSSLLDAIDGHAARYYNQSTKFGAILDQLTDRVGTMCLMVTLCLFYPTYTFWFQLSMAIDIACHWIYLHTTLLQGKTSHKFIDMSENPIMRLYYTNRTVLFFMCAGNEAFYAGLYLLHFTEGPIFVGIGLYRLIVYLSAPVAFVKAAISVLHGYVACINLSIIDVKERQERLKTN; from the exons ATGATCTCGCGTGATCTCGGGAGTAGATATTCGCCGCGGGAGAATCCACGCCGGAGCGACGCCGAGATGTCGGAGTCGGAGAACATCTTTTTGTTCGTGCCGAATATCATCG GTTTCGGCAGGGTGATCCTGGCGCTGATCTCCTTTTACTTCATGCCCACCAACTATGTCATCGCGTCGTGGTGTTACGTGGTCAGCTCGCTGCTGGACGCGATAGACGGCCACGCGGCCAGGTATTACAACCAGAGCACCAAGTTCGGCGCGATCTTGGATCAGCTAACGGACAGAGTCGGCACGATGTGTCTCATGGTCACGTTATGCCTGTTCTATCCCACCTACACCTTCTGGTTTCAGTTGAGCATGGCTATCGACATAGCCTGCCACTGGATATACTTGCACAc GACTCTTCTGCAAGGGAAGACCAGTCACAAGTTTATCGACATGTCTGAGAATCCGATCATGAGACTGTACTACACAAACCGGACGGTGCTGTTTTTCATGTGTGCTGGCAACGAGGCGTTCTACGCCGGTCTGTACCTGTTGCATTTTACCGAAGGACCAATTT TTGTCGGTATAGGTCTGTACAGATTGATCGTGTACCTGAGCGCCCCGGTAGCGTTCGTCAAAGCCGCTATCTCTGTACTACACGGATACGTGGCGTGCATCAACCTCAGCATCATCGACGTGAAGGAACGCCAGGAGCgtcttaaaacaaattaa
- the LOC139815191 gene encoding leucine-rich repeat-containing protein 47 has protein sequence MTHEDSWEIVKQAAEKNRHELVLSGASVSKLIETSGLDGNLFDLHNLNYLSITHTCLREVPDEIERLANLTTLVLHSNEIAALPSAIAKLAKLKVLDCSRNKLASLPQELGSHPQLSTINLASNLLRNVPSCSSCTKLSILDLSNNQLEAFPDVCHAELAHLSEVHVNGNRITEIPITINRLQGLKVLNLADNLISVVPSELADCSKLKEVYLKGNKLSDRRLTKLINQCSTKQVLDYVKLHCPRSESSTTEVNTSKKGKRGQKVSESESVVESLTHKLRVLKVVDDVPVIKLMENVKSIRPYIAACIVKNMSFTEESFKKFIQLQTRLHDGICEKRNAATIATHDLKLVAPGHLTYTAMLPTELEIKPLMHSKTYTGADLFQKLQTEAENLRKEKKRNVYSGVHKYLYMLEGKPSFPCLLDQSQRVISFPPITNSDVTKMSLDTQTMLVEVTSALSFTICRNVLDQFLKDLIVSGLAESAEPKDTDNKYNNLIVQQVKVVDAEGNLKLVYPSRADLNFSEQLVAVSRE, from the exons ATGACGCACGAGGACTCGTGGGAGATTGTGAAACAGGCGGCTGAGAAAAACAGGCATGAATTGGTGCTGTCAGGCGCGTCGGTGTCCAAACTGATCGAGACGTCCGGCCTGGACGGGAACCTGTTCGACCTCCACAACCTGAATTATCTCAGCATAACGCACACGTGTCTTCGGGAGGTGCCGGACGAGATCGAGAGGCTGGCGAATCTCACGACCTTGGTGCTGCACTCGAACGAGATCGCCGCGTTGCCGAGCGCGATCGCCAAGCTCGCCAAGCTGAAGGTGCTCGATTGCTCGAGGAACAAGCTGGCCTCGCTGCCGCAGGAGCTCGGCAGCCATCCTCAGCTCAGCACGATAAATCTCGCCTCGAACCTCCTGCGAAACGTACCGTCGTGTAGCTCGTGCACGAAACTGAGCATCCTAGACCTGTCGAACAATCAGCTCGAGGCCTTCCCCGACGTTTGTCATGCGGAACTCGCACATCTCTCCGAGGTACACGTCAACGGGAATCGGATCACGGAGATTCCAATTACCATAAACCGACTGCAGGGACTGAAGGTCTTAAACCTGGCTGATAACTTAATTTCTG TTGTACCAAGTGAATTAGCAGATTGTAGTAAACTGAAGGAAGTGTACCTGAAAGGAAATAAATTGTCGGACAGGAGGCTGACCAAATTGATCAACCAATGTTCCACGAAGCAGGTACTCGATTACGTGAAGCTGCACTGCCCAAGGAGCGAGTCGTCCACGACAGAAGTTAATACGtcgaaaaagggaaaaagaggCCAAAAAGTTTCCGAGAGTGAGAGCGTGGTGGAGAGCTTGACGCACAAATTGAGAGTCTTGAAGGTGGTAGACGACGTGCCGGTGATAAAACTTATGGAAAATGTAAAGAGTATCAGGCCTTACATAGCTGCGTGTATCGTGAAAAATATGAGCTTCACGGAGGAGAGTTTCAAAAAGTTTATTCAACTGCAAACGAGATTGCACGATGGGATATGCGAGAAGAGGAATGCGGCTACGATAGCCACTCACGATTTGAAACTCGTCGCGCCTG GACACCTCACGTATACAGCGATGCTACCCACGGAATTGGAGATAAAACCTTTAATGCACAGCAAGACGTACACGGGCGCGGATCTGTTCCAGAAGTTGCAAACGGAAGCGGAGAATCTGCGTAAGGAGAAGAAACGAAACGTTTACTCCGGGGTACACAAGTATCTCTATATGCTGGAGGGCAAACCCTCGTTCCCATGCCTGTTGGATCAGTCGCAGCGAGTTATTTCGTTTCCGCCCATCACGAACAGCGACGTGACGAAAATGTCTCTAGACACCCAGACAATGCTCGTGGAGGTAACGAGCGCGTTGTCGTTCACAATTTGCAG GAATGTGCTGGATCAATTCCTGAAAGACTTAATCGTCTCAGGTCTCGCCGAATCCGCAGAACCGAAGGACACGGACAACAAGTACAACAATTTAATAGTTCAACAAGTCAAAGTAGTCGACGCCGAAGGGAACCTAAAATTAGTATATCCCTCAAGAGCGGATTTGAATTTTAGCGAACAGCTCGTCGCGGTGTCACGAGAATAA